tatcaagagcatcataaaagacattcatggcttgatcatttgtgaggatattctcattatcactaacggatggttcatcttccttcaatacaacaaatccatctctaacaattggccaaatttttccacccattgctctaagatgcattgacattcttattttccaataatcataattgtttccatcaaagtgcggtggcttcccaatgtgcacattgttgttactagccattttgtcccactccgggatgattagatccacaaacaatggagtcctcggctctgataccacttgtaggatctaggacaccggctagagggggggtgaatagacggttttgactaaaatcaacaatactaaataaatttaatcaatacaacaagaggaataaattatctagtgtcaataagtaaacaatgtatgaaaaacaattacggagattgaatacttgaagaacaatagcaaatcactaatcaattgcaaagcaataagtaatgctagaaggaatagacaccgaaatttatcccgtggtatcggtgatttgccgatcacccctaatccacgttgaggtggacttcaagctctcacttgctcctctatcaagacacgacttgatctttgagccaagtggacaagaaatcactcaatacctcgattccactaatgtcacctttgccgctccggcgaggtaggcgcgaacccctcacaatccacaccgcggcttctccacaatcttcttggagagctcgacggagacaatcacccgagccgtctaggaggcggcaacctccaagagtaacaagccaacgacgcttgctcggtgtaccacctagtgcctcaagaatcaccaaatgatgcaaatgcactaggaaccctcaatctctcactaggatgcaatctcaagcaaagagtgtgagagagtgagttggaggatcacaaatgagctcaatgtgtgcaaggaatggccaagagaggtctctcacacgagctacccttctatttatagccccccatctaaaaccaaccgttatgtgcaaaagggggcaattctgcgcacacgcggaccgtccgcgccctagggccggacagtccgcagtacaccataacggctataatgaccgttgaaacatgtcagaactgactcaaaaggtgggtccggacagtccgcccttcaaggccggaccgtccgtgacctgGCAGAATGAAACACCCGAGTCTCGGATCAAAacaagttaacacacgcggaccgtccggctataaatcccggaccgtccgcgacctgagacagtactgtccggactggtcccccggaccgtccgtagtacaaatgtataaaaacacacagtccctgtccaaaaccgagttagacacatgcggaccgtccgcccctcacaggcggaccgtccgcctataattcagggactgacccgaagccaccttcctctggtcaggactgcggacggtccggccctaaggcccggacggtccgcagtgcaatagaacacagtgtcaacacaaatggtcagacttcagaccctctggaggatcgcggacggtccgcccccaaggaccggacagtccgcgcgaccaagacttcgcaattttcaaacatgcttttgaatgaacttttaactcacgaaatgtgaagcgctgttagtcctcatgcaaatgcaactacttgatgctctatgaggcactaagttttacacagatctgagtcattgacccctcttaatagaacagctatctagcctactaatccggtcaggtatcttctctaaactcctcaagaccggcaaaagtaaaacctatattataccttttctttcatctgatccacaaccaatgcgtatgactcttcaacattttctgttctatgtggtccaaccctgcattcttatttctccaagaatcgttagtccacaagtagttgtcattaattaccaaaacattaccaaaggggcctagatgattcacaatatcGAGGTAATTGAGGCTCTGTTTGGTACGACCTGACTCCTCTAAAAATGACTCTGGTTCTGCCTTTTTTTTATAAACGGTTCCTCTATAAGAGGCAGTGTTTTTTTAACAAATCGTTCGGCAAAACGGCTCCTCTTGGCGCGAGAGGAGGGGAGTGAAAGGAGAAGCCGTGAGGAGTCAATTTTTTTTGGCTCCGTCTAATCTCTATAAAAATGACTCCAACTTTTCGATGCTCCTTATTGGGAGCTATTTCTTAGACCGTTTGGAAGGACTCCTACAAAAGCCGGAGCCAAAGTCAGTTTAGAAGCCCTGCCAAATAGACCCTAAATCGTAGGGAATGAGGCTTTCTGTCAAATAGACATATATCACTCTCTTCTCTCTTAAGGGAAAAGAATCGATCTTCCAAGTTCTAGATAAAATCTCTCTCCTTTTTTTATCAGAAAAAACATACCCGTAATTTATAAAACCAACATTAAATAGAGATGAGTTATAAACTGTTTAGTCTATAACTCTCAGCGGAATTAGAAAACAAAGTAATCTAGATGGTTATAAAGCTTAGTTGATAAGTATTTAACTATCTAAGCTTGTATTTTTTTTCACCTTTGCATTCGTAATCCACTATAAATAAAGTTTTTTTATATTCATAAATCCACCGTATGTAGCATAGACAATACATGTATGAATCTATTATAAAGCCGATGGCTAACCAGTAACTAAAATTAACGTGCCTGTGCACTCCTCCCGCTATCTTTACTTATCAATCGTCTTGATTACATATAGCTTATTCGCCTGATCGAACTGCCTGACGTGGTCCTCCTATGCGTCAGTAACTAGGATTAGGTTGGGCTCGAGagaaggaacgggaagaacgaggcCGACGAGAACTGGGAAGGCATGGCGATGGGGTTAGAGGACGGCGAGTACGGTGCCTTCATGGAGAAATTCAAGATGCTGCCTTCGCAATCTCAGCATCAGCAGCAGCTCCCGCTTCACGGCCTCACCTTCGCTATCAAAGACATGTGAGCAAGAATCCCCTTATCCTCGTCGTGCAGCCCCTGGATTTAATAATCAAGCGTTTCTCTAAAATTTTATCCACAAGGCTGAAGCCATGTGTATTTATTCTCTTTTCCTCCAGCTTCGACATCGGCGGCCGTGTCACTGGGTTCGGCAACCCGGACTGGGCGAGGACGCATGCCCCCGCCGGCGCCACCTCCCCCGTCGTCCTGGCGGCGCTGGCCGCCGGCGCCATCAGCATCGGCAAGACCGTCATGGATGAGATGGCCTACAGGTGACGACATGCACATGCCTCTACCCTCCACCTCATACTCGACTTCGTTTCTAGCACCATCTTGACTGAATGACTGCAATTGCATCAAAGCTGACGAGGCCACTGAGATCCAGTTCAACTTTCACAGCATAAATGGGGAGAACGCGCACTATGGCACGCCGACTAATCCGTGCGCTCCTGATAGAGTCCCTGGAGGATCCTCCAGTGGATCAGCTGTTGCAGTTGCTGCAAAACTCGTCGACTTCGCTCTGGGTCAGCAGTCCCTGCACCGGCTCTTCTCCTGGTTCCTCAATATTCCTGAACATTCTCAATTAATCACTGGCTAGCAGCAAATTGATTTGCTTACCATTTCATTCCCCCTTGTCTAATGTAGGCACTGACACTGGAGGTAGTGTGAGGGTACCTGCTGCCTATTGTGGCATATTTGGACTCAGGCCTTCCCATGGATTGGTTTCGACAGAAAATGTCATTCCAATGTCACAGATGTTTGACACTGTTGGTGGGTAAATATTTCTCTCCTTTGTTTTCCTTGTAGCTTCATCGACTTAAACTTTGATTCCCTATTGCTGGCTGCTCCTGTATGGATTATGAAATTGAGTCACACCTATTGTTCTACTTTTTACTTACTTGCAAAATAAGAACTTTGTATCTGTTAAGACTGATACTGGTATTTACATTACATTGTACAGGATGGTTTGCTAGAGATTTATCTATGTTATCTTGTGTAAGCAACGTGTTGTTGCCACTAGCTGCTGACAACACTATCAAGCAACCAACTCATGTTACAATTCCTAAAGACTGTTTTGAAATCTTAGGCTCTCTGAGTGACCAAACATATCAGATTCTCAATGCTTCGGTAGCTAAGAGATTTGGTAGTAAGTAATACTATTAACTCATATAGCTTAACCTTTATATTATGCTGCTTTCCCTAAAATATAAATCTTATCTGCTGTGGACGGCTTTGTTGTCACAGACGATGCAGTAGACAATAGGAACCTTGGTGAGTTCGTCTCCGCCAATGTTCCAACTGTTGGGAAATTCATTAGCGACTTCTCCAGAAGCGAAGCACCATCTGTACCTGCTCTATCTGTTATTTCATATGTCATGCGATGCCTCCAAAGGTTTCACTTACAACTTATTCAAACTATGTAGTAGCAATAATACTAAATACTATGCAATATTGACTACATAATTTATTATTCCCacaatattaaaataaaaggtcgtAAAGATATGCTTTGCTGTTGCCCACATTATTGTTCATAAAACACACTCCCTCTAATATCAGAATACGATATCAAAATCTACATTTTGGAAGCATTCTTCTATTACTAGAGGGAGTAACCAATATAAATGGACCTGAAGTGGTATAGTTTGGCCTTGGCCAACAGTTTATAGAATATAGGTTGTTAATCAGTAATCACCATGAAGTTCTGCACTGCACTCACCTCCTCGAGTTACCTATCCATCTTGGATGAGGAAATTTAAACATGAACATCCTTTTCAGGTCTGAATTCAAAGCTAACCATGGAGAGTGGGTCAAAACTGTAAAACCTAACCTAGGCCCTGGCATCCGAGAGCGGGTGCATGAAGCCATTGCATCAGAAGATGGACCCATGGAGGATTTTCATGTTCTGAAGACTGAATTCAAGTCGGCGCTTTCTGCTCTTATCAAGGTAACACATGGAATTCCTCTGCACCAACTGCATTTGTAAATCAAGCAGAAGCGCATAATGTTTTATTGGTCTGTTCCTCATGTGCAGGATGATGGGATCCTTGCGATACCGACAGTTCCTGGTTCTCCGCCAAAGCTGCGCATGGAGGCTGTTGCATTAGAAAACTTCCGCGCAAGAGCATTTTCATTGCTGTCCATCGCCGGACTATCTGGGTTTTGCCAGGTATAAAGCTGCTGAACCCCGAATGGGATCCAGATACACTGATTAATGTTGCTGATTGATTGGTACTTATGCCGGGCATGGGCTGCAGCTGAGCATTCCACTTGGAGTGCGCCATGGTGTTCCAGTGTCAGTCTCCCTAGTGGCATGCCATGGTGCGGACCGTTTCCTCCTGAGTGTGGCTCAGGAGCTGTATGGGACGCTCAAACAGGAGACCAAGAAAGCCTGGAGCTGGAGTTCATCAGACTCCTCTCTCTGAGCCATCAATCATGATTCATATGCAAAGTTCAGGTTCCACCGGCTCTCGCTCGCTCCGTGTCCTGCACGACTGCTTGTTGATCTACTCTAGTAGATGTCGATGTGGCACAGGCGCACTCGATCCATGTGTACCGAGGAGACAATATGTTTTGCCACGTAGGCACATACTACAATTTGCTGTTTCTGTATGCATATGGTGATAGAGAGTGCCTACTACAAATTCAGGCATGTTG
This portion of the Zea mays cultivar B73 chromosome 2, Zm-B73-REFERENCE-NAM-5.0, whole genome shotgun sequence genome encodes:
- the LOC100384731 gene encoding amidase 1-like isoform X2, which encodes MAMGLEDGEYGAFMEKFKMLPSQSQHQQQLPLHGLTFAIKDIFDIGGRVTGFGNPDWARTHAPAGATSPVVLAALAAGAISIGKTVMDEMAYSINGENAHYGTPTNPCAPDRVPGGSSSGSAVAVAAKLVDFALGTDTGGSVRVPAAYCGIFGLRPSHGLVSTENVIPMSQMFDTVDDAVDNRNLGEFVSANVPTVGKFISDFSRSEAPSVPALSVISYVMRCLQRSEFKANHGEWVKTVKPNLGPGIRERVHEAIASEDGPMEDFHVLKTEFKSALSALIKDDGILAIPTVPGSPPKLRMEAVALENFRARAFSLLSIAGLSGFCQLSIPLGVRHGVPVSVSLVACHGADRFLLSVAQELYGTLKQETKKAWSWSSSDSSL
- the LOC100384731 gene encoding Amidase 1-like, with the protein product MAMGLEDGEYGAFMEKFKMLPSQSQHQQQLPLHGLTFAIKDIFDIGGRVTGFGNPDWARTHAPAGATSPVVLAALAAGAISIGKTVMDEMAYSINGENAHYGTPTNPCAPDRVPGGSSSGSAVAVAAKLVDFALGTDTGGSVRVPAAYCGIFGLRPSHGLVSTENVIPMSQMFDTVGWFARDLSMLSCVSNVLLPLAADNTIKQPTHVTIPKDCFEILGSLSDQTYQILNASVAKRFGNDAVDNRNLGEFVSANVPTVGKFISDFSRSEAPSVPALSVISYVMRCLQRSEFKANHGEWVKTVKPNLGPGIRERVHEAIASEDGPMEDFHVLKTEFKSALSALIKDDGILAIPTVPGSPPKLRMEAVALENFRARAFSLLSIAGLSGFCQLSIPLGVRHGVPVSVSLVACHGADRFLLSVAQELYGTLKQETKKAWSWSSSDSSL
- the LOC100384731 gene encoding amidase 1-like isoform X1, whose amino-acid sequence is MPPPAPPPPSSWRRWPPAPSASARPSWMRWPTADEATEIQFNFHSINGENAHYGTPTNPCAPDRVPGGSSSGSAVAVAAKLVDFALGTDTGGSVRVPAAYCGIFGLRPSHGLVSTENVIPMSQMFDTVGWFARDLSMLSCVSNVLLPLAADNTIKQPTHVTIPKDCFEILGSLSDQTYQILNASVAKRFGNDAVDNRNLGEFVSANVPTVGKFISDFSRSEAPSVPALSVISYVMRCLQRSEFKANHGEWVKTVKPNLGPGIRERVHEAIASEDGPMEDFHVLKTEFKSALSALIKDDGILAIPTVPGSPPKLRMEAVALENFRARAFSLLSIAGLSGFCQLSIPLGVRHGVPVSVSLVACHGADRFLLSVAQELYGTLKQETKKAWSWSSSDSSL